From the Macaca nemestrina isolate mMacNem1 chromosome 7, mMacNem.hap1, whole genome shotgun sequence genome, one window contains:
- the LOC105478003 gene encoding homeobox protein Nkx-2.8: MATSGRLSFTVRSLLDLPEQDAQHLPRREPEPRAPQPDPCAAWLDSERGHYPSSDESSLETSPPDSSQRPSVMPASPGSDAEKRKKRRVLFSKTQTLELERRFRQQRYLSAPEREQLASVLRLTPTQVKIWFQNHRYKLKRARAPGAAESPDLAASAELHTAPGLLRRVVVPVLVRDGQPCGGGGEAGTAAAQDKCGAPPAAACPLAGYPAFGPGSALGLFPAYQHLAPPALVSWNW; the protein is encoded by the exons ATGGCCACCTCTGGACGCCTGAGCTTCACCGTGCGCAGCCTTCTAGATTTACCCGAGCAGGACGCGCAACACCTGCCGAGGCGGGAGCCAGAACCACGCGCCCCGCAGCCCGACCCCTGCGCGGCCTGGTTGGATTCGGAGCGCGGTCACTACCCCT CCTCGGACGAGAGCAGCCTGGAGACCAGCCCGCCAGACTCGTCGCAGCGGCCGTCCGTTATGCCCGCGTCTCCGGGCTCGGACGCCGAGAAAAGAAAGAAGCGGCGGGTGCTATTCTCCAAGACGCAGACGCTGGAGTTGGAGCGGCGCTTCCGGCAGCAGCGGTACCTGTCTGCGCCCGAGCGCGAGCAGCTGGCTAGTGTGCTGCGCCTCACGCCCACGCAGGTCAAGATCTGGTTCCAGAACCATCGCTACAAGCTGAAGCGCGCGCGCGCGCCGGGGGCCGCGGAGTCGCCCGACCTGGCAGCATCCGCCGAGCTGCACACTGCGCCAGGCCTGCTGCGTCGCGTGGTGGTGCCGGTGCTTGTTCGCGACGGGCAGCcgtgcggcggcggcggcgaggcTGGCACCGCCGCGGCCCAGGACAAGTGCGGCGCCCCTCCAGCCGCCGCCTGCCCTCTGGCGGGCTACCCTGCCTTCGGTCCCGGTTCGGCGCTTGGCCTCTTTCCAGCCTACCAGCACTTAGCGCCTCCCGCCCTGGTCTCCTGGAACTGGTGA